In Achromobacter pestifer, the DNA window GATAGAACTGTTGCGGCTGATGGGCAATGGTCCGGCGAACCCCGCCGCCAACGCGTTGGTGCCGCCGGAACTGCGCAAGGACAATCCCACTGACGACGACAATTTCCGTCTGCAGCTCGTGGCGGATGCGACCTGGCATGGCGAGAACCAGGACCGCATCTACAACGAATACGTCAAAGTGATCACGGGCTGAGCCGCCAGCATGAACGCATACGCGGATATGGTGTTGCATGGCGGCCGCATCGCCACGCTGGATGGCGCCCTGGGCGTGGTGCAAGCGTTGGCGATACGGGATGGCTGCGTGGTCGGCGCGGGCACGGATGTTGATTGCCTGGCGCTGGCAGGACCGGGCACATCGAGGATAGACCTGGACGGCGCTTTCGCCATGCCGGGAATCAACGACAGCCATTGCCACCCGGATGGGCAAGCGGTCAAGGCGGGACGATGGGACGATCTTTCCGGTATCAGTACGCTGCCCGCGCTGCTCCAGCGCATCGCGGCATTCCACCGCCGGACGTCCCCAGGCGCGTGGTATCTGGGCTTTCGTCTGGACGAGCATGATATCGGCGGCTACCCCTCGCGTGCGGCGCTGGACGCGGCGGCGCCGGGGCGGCCGGTGTTCCTGTTGCGCCGCGATGCGCAGGTAGGCGTGGCCAGCAAGACCGCGTTCGACGGATTGGCGGCCAGCGGCCTGTCGCGCCAGGTTCCGGACCATTGCCTGAATGCCGCCGAGGGCATGGCGCGCGGCCGCGGCGTGTTTGCGTTCACGACGCATATTGCGGCGGGTGATCGGATGGAGGACTACCTCGGGGGCTATCCCGCGATCTTCAGCGAGATGGCGAGGCTGGGCATCACCAGCGTGCACAATGCCCTGACCAGCGCTTTGGCGATGCAGGCCTATCGGCGCCTGCACGCGGCGGGAAGTTTGCCCGTGCGCGTGGGCATGATGCTCAACGGGCGTGACGAAGCGCTGGTGGAGGACGTGCTGGGATCTGGCATGCGCTTCGGCTTTGGCGACGATCGCCTGCACCTGCTCGGTGTCGAGTATGGCTCCGACGGCAGCACCAGCGGCCGCACGGCCGCCTACTACCAGCCCTATGCCGCCCAGGGCGGCGCGGAGGGGCCGCCGGAATTCGGCGATGTGAATTTTTCCGCGGAGGAACTCGCGTTCAAGGTGGGGCGGGTCATGGCCGCGGGGCTGCAAGCGGCCGCTACCGGCAACGGCGATCGCGGCATCGACTTCGCACTGGACGCGTTCGAAGAAGCGCTTGCCCTGCATCCCGAAGCAGTGCCGCCGCGCATAGAGCATTGCTGCTGCGCGCCGCCGCCCATCCAGGAACGCATGGCGAGACTGGGCGTGATCGACTCGTCCGCCGCGGGCTTCGCCTACAACCTGGGCGACGCCTACCT includes these proteins:
- a CDS encoding amidohydrolase; translation: MNAYADMVLHGGRIATLDGALGVVQALAIRDGCVVGAGTDVDCLALAGPGTSRIDLDGAFAMPGINDSHCHPDGQAVKAGRWDDLSGISTLPALLQRIAAFHRRTSPGAWYLGFRLDEHDIGGYPSRAALDAAAPGRPVFLLRRDAQVGVASKTAFDGLAASGLSRQVPDHCLNAAEGMARGRGVFAFTTHIAAGDRMEDYLGGYPAIFSEMARLGITSVHNALTSALAMQAYRRLHAAGSLPVRVGMMLNGRDEALVEDVLGSGMRFGFGDDRLHLLGVEYGSDGSTSGRTAAYYQPYAAQGGAEGPPEFGDVNFSAEELAFKVGRVMAAGLQAAATGNGDRGIDFALDAFEEALALHPEAVPPRIEHCCCAPPPIQERMARLGVIDSSAAGFAYNLGDAYLRNRPASDWPWLWPHRDMLDRGVLVCGHSDAPVCDRNPFLGMWSMVMRKTASGAEIGAAQAISVDEAMRCYTVNPALAEGQGASKGTLAPGKLADLIVLDRDLYRIPAEQIRDAAVRATLVGGRAVFRSPLASWADQLPEED